One genomic segment of Penaeus monodon isolate SGIC_2016 chromosome 31, NSTDA_Pmon_1, whole genome shotgun sequence includes these proteins:
- the LOC119592848 gene encoding skin secretory protein xP2-like produces the protein MRQLVVIGALLGVALAMPQRGLGPDNTFTKILSFESYQDGNQFGHQLLQEDGTASGQKFGQDGLLYGFYSYVQDDGNPVKVLWRAGKGVGYEVLGVEGISQDGLGNLRAHTPTGPQTPAAPRPAAPRPAAPRAAPRPVAPPPRPVVPAPPPPPPQPAFRPQPARAAPAHFVPTAAPALFQEPTPAPHRFDYPATLNLERTAHGFVSSLTAQ, from the exons ATGAGACAGCTT GTCGTGATCGGCGCCCTCCTCGGAGTGGCCCTCGCCATGCCCCAGCGAGGTCTGGGCCCCGACAATACCTTCACCAAGATTCTCTCATTCGAGTCCTACCAGGACGGCAACCAGTTCGGTCACCAACTCCTTCAGGAAGACGGCACAGCGTCCGGCCAGAAGTTCGGTCAGGACGGCCTCCTTTACGGCTTCTACTCCTACGTGCAGGACGACGGCAACCCCGTGAAGGTCCTGTGGAGAGCCGGTAAGGGCGTCGGCTACGAGGTCCTCGGCGTCGAGGGCATCAGTCAGGACGGCCTTGGCAACCTCAGGGCCCACACCCCGACCGGCCCCCAGACGCCCGCTGCCCCGCGACCCGCTGCCCCGCGACCCGCTGCCCCAAGAGCTGCCCCGAGGCCCGTTGCTCCTCCTCCCAGGCCCGTtgtccctgccccccctcctcctcctccccagcccgCCTTCCGCCCCCagcccgcccgcgccgcccccgCCCACTTCGTCCCAACCGCCGCCCCCGCCCTGTTCCAGGAGccgacccccgccccccaccgcTTCGACTACCCCGCCACCCTCAACCTGGAGAGAACGGCGCACGGCTTCGTCTCCTCCTTGACGGCTCAGTAA